Proteins from a single region of Phycisphaeraceae bacterium D3-23:
- a CDS encoding transketolase has protein sequence MTTATFPVDLASYKTIALDPTVPKLTDEQREALKHNLQLCRDAIVFFTAYAGARGLSGHSGGPYDTVPELVILRGFFEHSKNGGATKVMPIVWDEAGHRVATQYLLAALEGELPIEKLFQYRAYDEHLPGHPERGYTPGVKFSSGRLGHMWPYINGVAMAHPDHVLFMLGSDGSQQEGNDAEAARLAVAQKLNIKLLIDDNNVTIAGHPDDYMPGYSVAKTLEGHGLDVSIGNGEDLDALYTRMCAAVTSDGPVALINKRLMAPGVPEVEGSTHGHDVFKASAAITYFEQRGNQAAIDLINNAPKVDSRPQYAGSSEDVDANRSLFGTVMVEVLEAMDPEERERTVRVFDCDLEGSTGIKAIHDAFPEIFVAGGIMERGNYSAAAGFGFDEDKQGVFATFSAFLEMCISEITMARFNRSNVLAHFSHAGVDDMADNTCHFGINNLFADGGVAGHDGSPDNTRVYFPGDPAQFRACVKRVFTDKGLRFVFSNRSKIPYILKEDGSRFYDADHPFVPGKDDLIRDAGLGNTGGYVVSYGAALYRSLAAVEALRKSGVDVGLVNKATLNVEDDAMMQKLAAAPFVLVAEELNVKTGLGSRFGSQLLKRGFAGKYNHIGTHKEGCGGLWRQMGFQGLDPEGIEKSVRELIG, from the coding sequence ATGACCACCGCCACCTTCCCCGTCGACCTGGCCAGCTACAAGACGATTGCGCTCGACCCGACGGTGCCTAAGCTCACCGACGAACAGCGCGAAGCGCTCAAGCACAACCTCCAGCTCTGCCGCGACGCGATCGTGTTCTTCACCGCCTACGCCGGGGCCCGCGGCTTGTCGGGCCACTCCGGCGGGCCCTACGACACCGTGCCCGAGCTCGTGATCCTGCGCGGGTTCTTCGAGCACAGCAAGAACGGTGGCGCGACCAAGGTCATGCCCATCGTCTGGGACGAGGCGGGCCACCGCGTCGCGACGCAGTACCTGCTCGCGGCGCTCGAGGGCGAACTGCCGATCGAGAAGTTGTTCCAGTACCGCGCTTATGACGAGCACCTGCCGGGCCACCCCGAGCGCGGGTATACGCCGGGCGTGAAGTTCTCATCCGGCCGGCTGGGGCACATGTGGCCGTACATCAACGGCGTCGCGATGGCGCACCCGGACCACGTCTTGTTCATGCTCGGGTCGGACGGCTCGCAGCAGGAAGGCAACGACGCCGAGGCCGCACGCCTCGCCGTCGCGCAGAAGCTCAACATCAAACTCCTCATCGACGACAACAACGTCACCATCGCCGGCCACCCCGACGACTACATGCCCGGCTACTCGGTCGCCAAGACTTTGGAGGGCCATGGGCTCGACGTCTCGATCGGCAACGGCGAAGACCTCGACGCGCTCTACACCCGCATGTGCGCGGCCGTCACCTCGGACGGCCCGGTCGCGCTCATCAATAAACGCCTTATGGCGCCCGGCGTCCCCGAGGTCGAGGGCTCCACCCACGGCCACGACGTCTTCAAAGCCAGCGCCGCCATCACATACTTCGAGCAGCGCGGCAACCAGGCCGCCATCGACCTCATCAACAACGCGCCCAAGGTCGACAGCCGCCCGCAGTACGCCGGCTCCTCCGAGGACGTCGACGCCAACCGCTCGCTCTTTGGCACCGTCATGGTCGAGGTCCTCGAAGCCATGGACCCCGAGGAACGCGAGCGCACCGTCCGCGTGTTCGACTGCGACCTCGAAGGGTCCACGGGCATCAAGGCGATCCACGACGCGTTCCCCGAGATCTTCGTCGCCGGCGGCATCATGGAGCGTGGCAACTACTCGGCCGCGGCGGGGTTTGGGTTCGATGAAGATAAGCAGGGCGTCTTCGCGACGTTCAGCGCGTTCCTGGAGATGTGCATCTCCGAGATCACGATGGCGCGGTTCAACCGGTCCAACGTGCTCGCGCACTTCAGCCACGCGGGCGTTGACGATATGGCCGACAACACCTGCCACTTCGGGATCAACAACCTCTTCGCGGACGGCGGCGTCGCGGGCCACGACGGCTCGCCCGACAACACCCGCGTCTACTTCCCGGGCGACCCCGCGCAGTTCCGTGCGTGCGTCAAGCGTGTGTTCACCGACAAGGGGCTGCGCTTCGTGTTCTCCAACCGCTCGAAGATCCCGTACATCCTCAAAGAAGACGGCAGCCGGTTCTACGACGCGGACCACCCGTTCGTGCCGGGCAAGGACGACCTCATCCGTGACGCCGGGCTGGGCAACACCGGCGGGTACGTCGTGTCCTACGGCGCGGCGCTGTACCGCTCTCTGGCCGCGGTCGAGGCGCTGCGCAAGAGCGGCGTCGATGTCGGGCTGGTGAACAAGGCGACGCTGAACGTCGAGGACGACGCCATGATGCAGAAGCTCGCGGCCGCGCCGTTTGTGCTCGTGGCCGAGGAGCTCAACGTCAAGACCGGGCTGGGCTCACGCTTCGGCAGCCAGCTCTTGAAGCGCGGCTTCGCCGGCAAGTACAACCACATCGGCACGCACAAAGAGGGCTGCGGCGGCCTCTGGCGTCAGATGGGCTTCCAGGGCCTCGACCCCGAAGGCATCGAGAAGTCGGTGCGCGAGCTGATCGGGTAA